A window from Salvelinus fontinalis isolate EN_2023a chromosome 8, ASM2944872v1, whole genome shotgun sequence encodes these proteins:
- the spata2 gene encoding spermatogenesis-associated protein 2, translated as MDAKLQEDLFRRYVVCLERRLEDGGGNAGLGGSTLEGGSEALLSTATALLGAYQPDPGQRFRMVRFYEVVENAIRCLRGCSLQGLERAFLTLETVCTNLLLFPWKKEFRCIKTFTGPYVYLLQSAVCDADLRSLLRSMGYSRDHELQFHVRDHPGGPAHLRQLAFELFLAQAECRLLGEVVALARGSASELEALEQRRGCRDDAAGCAEVLRRRDSLGADMARLSVRPMDIPHPHHLRRGGRPSKSVDVTDGAGNWHAASKPVLKASLSLRKEPLFVDAEEDMKDEIIRPSTSTSMFSVTDPPSYSPVPDFFPIQSPPSVDAYSSYHLSSLDEIDLYTERGGPRVGGRQTPSRPPSREPRDARDGWALKTHSALTSPGVKCQGCGLGCSSLVSCPRCEMILCQACHDIDPSPCCGLQDYPNPKSPRPIDGYLPVKEKLSVYSNTHSPHSHIHPHPLTPPHPQMVEKPLMATKLFPCKSVAMSSAMVANSDRASLGGSRCGFCNKPGASHTCVNCSKVSCDMCMNLYAKDVCTRKKPQHSFVPNHQLNFKPGTISHLVYR; from the exons ATGGATGCCAAACTGCAAGAGGACCTGTTCCGGAGGTACGTGGTGTGCCTGGAGAGGCGGCTAGAGGACGGAGGGGGGAATGCGGGCCTTGGGGGAAGCACCTTGGAGGGGGGCAGCGAGGCCCTACTCTCCACGGCCACAGCCCTGCTGGGGGCCTACCAACCAGACCCGGGCCAGAGGTTCCGCATGGTGCGCTTCTATGAGGTGGTGGAGAATGCCATTCGATGCCTGAGAGGCTGCAGTCTGCAGGGCCTGGAGAGAGCCTTCCTCACCCTGGAGACTGTCTGCACCAACCTGCTGCTCTTCCCCTGGAAGAAAGAGTTCCGCTGCATCAAG ACCTTCACAGGCCCGTACGTCTACCTTCTCCAGTCTGCTGTGTGCGACGCTGATCTCCGCTCCCTCCTGCGTTCTATGGGCTACTCCCGCGACCATGAGCTCCAGTTCCACGTCCGGGACCACCCAGGTGGCCCAGCCCACCTCCGGCAGCTAGCCTTCGAGCTCTTCCTGGCCCAGGCCGAGTGTCGTCTCCTGGGGGAGGTAGTGGCTTTGGCCCGGGGTTCAGCTTCTGAGCTGGAAGCCCTAGAGCAACGGAGGGGCTGCCGGGATGACGCGGCCGGCTGTGCCGAGGTCCTCCGACGGCGAGATAGCCTTGGGGCCGACATGGCCAGGCTCTCAGTGCGACCGATGGACATACCTCACCCTCACCAtctgaggagagggggaagaccgTCCAAGTCAGTGGATGTTACGGATGGAGCTGGGAATTGGCACGCAGCCTCTAAGCCTGTCCTGAAAGCCTCTCTGAGCCTGAGGAAGGAGCCTCTGTTTGTGGATGCAGAGGAGGACATGAAGGATGAGATCATCAGGCCCAGCACCTCCACTTCCATGTTCTCTGTGACTGACCCACCTTCCTACAGCCCCGTGCCTGACTTCTTCCCTATTCAATCCCCGCCCTCGGTCGATGCTTACTCCTCTTACCACCTCTCCTCATTGGATGAAATTGATCTGTACACAGAGAGGGGTGGGCCTAGGGTTGGAGGTCGACAGACACCTTCCAGACCTCCATCCAGGGAGCCCCGGGATGCCAGGGATGGCTGGGCACTCAAAACCCACAGTGCACTCACCTCTCCGGGGGTGAAGTGTCAGGGTTGTGGCCTGGGCTGCTCCAGCCTGGTATCCTGCCCCAGGTGTGAAATGATCCTGTGCCAGGCCTGTCACGACATCGACCCCTCCCCCTGCTGCGGCCTGCAGGACTACCCCAACCCCAAATCGCCCCGCCCCATTGATGGTTACCTCCCCGTCAAGGAGAAGCTGTCAGTCTACTCCAACACCCACTCCCCACACTCCCACATACACCCTcaccccctcactccccctcacCCCCAGATGGTGGAGAAACCCCTCATGGCCACTAAGCTGTTTCCCTGCAAGTCGGTTGCCATGTCGTCTGCCATGGTAGCCAATAGCGACCGAGCAAGCCTGGGGGGGTCACGGTGCGGGTTCTGTAACAAGCCGGGTGCTTCACACACCTGCGTGAACTGCTCCAAGGTGTCATGTGACATGTGCATGAACCTGTACGCTAAAGATGTGTGCACGCGTAAAAAACCCCAGCATAGCTTTGTCCCCAACCACCAGCTCAACTTTAAGCCTGGAACCATATCACATCTGGTCTACCGATGA